Proteins encoded by one window of Micromonospora coxensis:
- a CDS encoding protein meaA, whose product MDEKALPGRLPERDRPWVMRTYAGHSSAAATNALFRRNLAKGQTGLSVAFDLPTQTGYDPDHELAAGEVGRVGVPVAHLGDMRALFDGIPIAEMNTSMTINAPAMWLLGLYGTVAAEQGAELSRCAGTTQNDIIKEYLSRGTYIFPPAASLRLTADVIAYTLREMPRWNPVNICSYHLQEAGATPVQEVGFALSTAVAVLDAVRDSGQVPAERMGDVVQRISFFVNAGVRFVEEIAKMRAFGALWDEITRERYGVTNPKQRRFRYGVQVNSLGLTEAQPENNIQRIVLEMLGVTFSRDARARAVQLPAWNEALGLPRPWDQQWSLRMQQVLAYESDLLEYPDLFEGSHVMTALVDDIVTGARIELEKVLEMGGVVAAVETGYLKSALVASLADRRRRIESGADVVVGVNRFTETEPSPLTAAGAEAVEQVDPAVEAAATASVREWRAGRDTAAVDAALARLRADAATTTNLMDATLQCVRAGVTTGEWAGALRQVFGEYRAPTGLAGAAGAGGDATLGAVRERVAATARELGSGRLRLLVGKPGLDGHSNGAEQIAVRARDAGFEVVYQGIRLTAGQIVAAAVEEDVDLVGLSVLSGSHLAAVPAVLDGLRAAGRGDLPVVVGGIIPAGDADALRAAGVARVFTPKDFALTGIIDELVTVIREANGLAG is encoded by the coding sequence ATGGATGAGAAGGCTCTCCCCGGCCGGCTGCCCGAGCGCGACCGCCCCTGGGTGATGCGCACCTATGCCGGCCACTCCTCGGCCGCGGCCACCAACGCGCTCTTCCGGCGCAACCTGGCCAAGGGGCAGACCGGCCTCTCGGTCGCCTTCGACCTGCCCACCCAGACCGGGTACGACCCGGACCACGAACTCGCCGCCGGCGAGGTCGGCCGGGTCGGCGTGCCGGTGGCGCACCTCGGCGACATGCGGGCCCTCTTCGACGGCATCCCGATCGCCGAGATGAACACCTCCATGACCATCAACGCGCCGGCGATGTGGCTGCTCGGGCTCTACGGCACGGTCGCCGCCGAGCAGGGCGCCGAGCTGTCCCGCTGCGCCGGCACCACCCAGAACGACATCATCAAGGAGTACCTGTCCCGGGGGACGTACATCTTCCCGCCGGCGGCGTCGCTGCGGCTCACCGCCGACGTCATCGCGTACACGCTGCGCGAGATGCCGCGCTGGAACCCGGTCAACATCTGCTCGTACCACCTCCAGGAGGCCGGGGCCACGCCGGTGCAGGAGGTCGGCTTCGCGCTCTCCACCGCCGTGGCCGTGCTCGACGCGGTGCGCGACTCCGGCCAGGTGCCCGCCGAGCGGATGGGCGACGTGGTGCAGCGGATCTCGTTCTTCGTCAACGCCGGGGTGCGCTTCGTCGAGGAGATCGCCAAGATGCGTGCCTTCGGCGCGCTCTGGGACGAGATCACCCGCGAGCGCTACGGGGTGACGAACCCGAAGCAGCGTCGGTTCCGCTACGGCGTGCAGGTCAACTCGCTCGGCCTGACCGAGGCCCAGCCGGAGAACAACATCCAGCGCATCGTGCTGGAGATGCTCGGCGTCACCTTCTCCCGGGACGCCCGGGCCCGCGCCGTGCAGCTGCCCGCCTGGAACGAGGCGCTGGGCCTGCCCCGGCCCTGGGACCAGCAGTGGTCGCTGCGGATGCAGCAGGTGCTGGCGTACGAGTCGGACCTGCTGGAGTACCCGGACCTCTTCGAGGGCTCGCACGTGATGACCGCGCTGGTCGACGACATCGTCACCGGGGCGCGGATCGAGCTGGAGAAGGTGCTGGAGATGGGGGGCGTGGTCGCCGCCGTGGAGACCGGCTACCTCAAGAGCGCCCTGGTCGCCTCGCTCGCCGACCGGCGTCGCCGGATCGAGTCCGGCGCCGACGTGGTGGTCGGCGTCAACCGGTTCACCGAGACCGAGCCGTCGCCGCTGACCGCGGCCGGCGCCGAGGCCGTCGAGCAGGTCGATCCCGCCGTCGAGGCGGCCGCCACCGCCTCCGTACGCGAATGGCGGGCCGGTCGGGACACGGCGGCGGTGGACGCCGCGCTGGCCCGGCTCCGCGCGGACGCCGCGACCACGACGAACCTGATGGACGCGACGTTGCAGTGCGTGCGGGCCGGGGTGACCACCGGCGAGTGGGCCGGCGCGCTGCGCCAGGTCTTCGGCGAGTACCGGGCGCCGACCGGGCTGGCCGGCGCGGCCGGGGCCGGCGGCGACGCCACCCTGGGCGCGGTCCGCGAGCGGGTCGCCGCCACCGCCCGCGAGCTGGGCAGCGGCCGGCTGCGGCTGCTGGTCGGCAAGCCGGGCCTGGACGGGCACTCCAACGGCGCGGAGCAGATCGCGGTACGCGCCCGCGACGCCGGCTTCGAGGTGGTCTACCAGGGCATCCGGCTGACCGCCGGGCAGATCGTGGCCGCCGCCGTCGAGGAGGACGTGGACCTGGTCGGCCTCTCGGTGCTCTCCGGCTCGCACCTGGCGGCGGTGCCGGCGGTGCTGGACGGGCTGCGCGCCGCCGGGCGGGGCGACCTGCCGGTGGTGGTCGGCGGCATCATCCCCGCCGGGGACGCCGACGCGCTGCGGGCCGCCGGGGTGGCCCGGGTCTTCACCCCGAAGGACTTCGCGTTGACCGGGATCATCGACGAGTTGGTCACCGTGATCCGGGAGGCCAACGGGCTGGCCGGCTGA
- a CDS encoding ABC transporter ATP-binding protein, whose amino-acid sequence MDDQLAISVRGLRKAYGDTVAVAGVDLDVHRGEVFALLGPNGAGKTTTVEILEGYRRRDAGEVRVLGSDPADPDAHHRSRVGIVLQGTGEFDELTVAEVVRHFSGFYADADDPDKVIERVGLAGKATARTHTLSGGQKRRLDVALGIIGRPELLFLDEPTTGFDPEARREFWELIRDLAAAGTTIVLTTHYLDEAEALADRVGVIAAGRLVEVAPPNRLGNRQEALATVSWRTPDGTPETAQSATPTALVAELAARFGGEVPGLTVTRPTLEDVYLKMIGH is encoded by the coding sequence ATGGATGACCAGCTCGCGATCTCCGTACGGGGACTGCGCAAGGCGTACGGCGACACCGTCGCGGTGGCGGGAGTGGATCTCGACGTCCACCGGGGCGAGGTGTTCGCCCTGCTCGGCCCGAACGGCGCGGGCAAGACCACCACGGTGGAGATCCTGGAGGGCTACCGGCGGCGCGACGCCGGTGAGGTACGCGTGCTCGGCAGCGACCCGGCCGACCCGGACGCCCACCACCGCTCCCGGGTCGGCATCGTGCTCCAGGGCACCGGCGAGTTCGACGAGCTGACCGTCGCCGAGGTGGTCCGGCACTTCTCCGGCTTCTACGCCGACGCCGACGACCCGGACAAGGTCATCGAGCGGGTCGGGCTGGCCGGCAAGGCGACCGCCCGCACCCACACCCTCTCCGGCGGTCAGAAGCGCCGGCTCGACGTGGCGCTGGGCATCATCGGCCGCCCCGAACTGCTCTTCCTCGACGAGCCGACCACCGGCTTCGACCCGGAGGCGCGGCGCGAGTTCTGGGAGCTGATCCGAGACCTGGCCGCCGCCGGCACCACCATCGTGCTCACCACCCACTACCTGGACGAGGCGGAGGCCCTCGCCGACCGGGTCGGGGTGATCGCCGCCGGACGGCTGGTCGAGGTGGCCCCGCCGAACCGGCTCGGCAACCGGCAGGAGGCGCTGGCGACGGTCTCCTGGCGTACCCCGGACGGGACGCCGGAGACCGCGCAGAGCGCGACGCCGACGGCGCTGGTGGCGGAGCTGGCCGCGCGCTTCGGCGGCGAGGTCCCCGGGCTGACGGTGACCCGGCCGACCCTGGAAGACGTCTACCTGAAGATGATCGGACACTGA
- a CDS encoding ABC transporter permease, translating into MTTTTKPAARAAAVPARRLGAGTLALRQGRLEITQFLRSRESVVFTMGFPIIMILIFAAIFSDEIAPGVSYTQYFITGMIATGLMTVSFQNLGIWIPIERDRGVLKRYRGTPMPKWVWFAGKVIMVVAIGIAETALLLAVSVALFDLDLPGTAGKWLTFGWVSVLGVTACTLCGIAISSLARTARSGSAVVTPVALVLQFISGVFFVFTSLPSWMQQVAALFPLKWMCQGLRAVFLPDSFGAREPGGSFELDRVALVLALWCVIGLVLCLTTFRWTTKRDG; encoded by the coding sequence ATGACCACCACCACGAAGCCGGCGGCCCGGGCCGCCGCCGTGCCCGCCCGGCGGCTGGGCGCGGGGACGCTCGCCCTGCGGCAGGGCCGGCTGGAGATCACCCAGTTCCTGCGCAGCCGGGAGTCCGTCGTCTTCACGATGGGCTTCCCGATCATCATGATCCTGATCTTCGCGGCGATCTTCAGCGACGAGATCGCCCCCGGGGTCAGCTACACCCAGTACTTCATCACCGGCATGATCGCCACCGGCCTGATGACGGTGAGCTTCCAGAACCTCGGCATCTGGATCCCGATCGAGCGGGACCGGGGCGTGCTCAAGCGCTACCGGGGCACCCCGATGCCGAAGTGGGTCTGGTTCGCCGGCAAGGTGATCATGGTGGTGGCGATCGGGATCGCCGAGACCGCGCTGCTGCTCGCCGTCTCGGTGGCCCTGTTCGACCTCGACCTGCCGGGCACCGCCGGCAAGTGGCTCACCTTCGGCTGGGTCTCCGTGCTCGGCGTGACCGCCTGCACCCTCTGCGGCATCGCCATCTCGTCGCTGGCCCGCACCGCCCGCAGCGGCTCGGCGGTGGTGACGCCGGTGGCGCTGGTGCTCCAGTTCATCTCCGGCGTGTTCTTCGTCTTCACCAGCCTGCCCAGCTGGATGCAGCAGGTCGCGGCCCTGTTCCCGCTCAAGTGGATGTGCCAGGGGCTGCGCGCGGTCTTCCTGCCCGACAGCTTCGGCGCCCGGGAGCCCGGTGGCTCGTTCGAGCTGGACCGGGTCGCCCTGGTGCTCGCCCTGTGGTGCGTGATCGGCCTGGTGCTCTGCCTGACCACCTTCCGCTGGACCACCAAGCGCGACGGCTGA
- a CDS encoding 3-hydroxyacyl-CoA dehydrogenase family protein: MAGRLAVVGAGLMGSGIAQVAAQAGWQVTLRDLDDAATRRGVDGIRKSLEKFAEKGKLDPSEVDATLARISTTTDLEAAADADIVVEAVFEKIEIKHEVFRALDKICKSDAVLATNTSAIPVTQIATVTERPEAVVGTHFFSPVPMMKLCELVRGYKTSDETIATAKAFAEGIGKTVVVVNRDIAGFVTTRLICALAMEAVKLVESGVVSAEDLDTACKLGFGHAMGPLATVDLTGVDVLLNATRNIYTDTADEKFFPPELLQRMATAGDLGRKTGQGFYQY, encoded by the coding sequence ATGGCGGGTCGACTCGCGGTCGTCGGTGCCGGGCTGATGGGTTCGGGTATCGCCCAGGTGGCGGCGCAGGCGGGCTGGCAGGTGACGCTGCGGGACCTGGACGACGCGGCCACCAGGCGCGGCGTCGACGGCATCCGGAAGTCGCTGGAGAAGTTCGCCGAGAAGGGCAAGCTCGACCCGTCCGAGGTCGACGCCACCCTGGCGCGGATCAGCACCACCACCGACCTGGAGGCGGCGGCCGACGCGGACATCGTCGTCGAGGCGGTCTTCGAGAAGATCGAGATCAAGCACGAGGTGTTCCGCGCGCTGGACAAGATCTGCAAGTCCGACGCGGTGCTCGCCACCAACACCTCGGCCATCCCGGTCACCCAGATCGCCACGGTCACCGAGCGGCCGGAGGCGGTCGTCGGCACGCACTTCTTCTCGCCGGTGCCGATGATGAAGCTCTGCGAGCTGGTGCGCGGCTACAAGACCAGCGACGAGACGATCGCGACGGCGAAGGCGTTCGCCGAGGGGATCGGCAAGACCGTCGTGGTGGTCAACCGGGACATCGCCGGTTTCGTCACCACCCGGCTGATCTGCGCGCTCGCCATGGAGGCGGTCAAGCTGGTCGAGTCCGGCGTGGTCTCCGCCGAGGACCTGGACACCGCCTGCAAGCTCGGCTTCGGCCACGCCATGGGCCCGCTGGCCACGGTCGACCTGACCGGCGTGGACGTGCTGCTCAACGCCACCCGCAACATCTACACCGACACCGCGGACGAGAAGTTCTTCCCGCCGGAGCTGCTCCAGCGGATGGCCACCGCCGGCGACCTGGGCCGCAAGACCGGCCAGGGCTTCTACCAGTACTGA
- the murA gene encoding UDP-N-acetylglucosamine 1-carboxyvinyltransferase has translation MTHSLRIPDLTIPARPDPAAGWPAGVGPGDAGDPAVTDVDVIRVAGDARLAGTVHVVGAKNSALKLMAAALLAPGRTVITNVPRITDIAIMGEVLRRLGCEVRFEADDPVDPMVAGGGTARSRSVVIDVPERPGTEADYDLVRRLRASICVLGPLLARRGYVRVAHPGGDAIGSRGLDMHIAGLARMGADISGEHGFVIAAAPEGLHGAEIVLDFPSVGATENLVMAAVLARGVTVIDNAAREPEIVDICTMLNQMGARISGAGSSMLRIVGVSGLRPVRHATVGDRIVAGTWAFGAAMTRGDVTVTGIDPAFLEVALDKLVSAGALVETRGDAFRVRADDRPAAVDVVTLPYPGFATDLLPMAIGLAAVSDGASLITENIFDGRFMFANEMMRLGADIKTDGHHAVVRGRDRLSGAPVRATDIRAGAGLIIAGLCADGVTEVSHVHHVDRGYPDFAADLRALGVEVERGTAPQAPDLTI, from the coding sequence ATGACGCACAGCCTACGGATACCGGACCTGACGATCCCGGCCCGGCCGGACCCGGCCGCCGGCTGGCCCGCCGGGGTGGGGCCGGGCGACGCCGGTGACCCGGCGGTCACCGACGTCGACGTCATCCGGGTGGCCGGTGACGCCCGGCTGGCCGGCACGGTGCACGTGGTGGGCGCGAAGAACTCGGCGTTGAAGCTGATGGCGGCGGCGCTGCTGGCCCCCGGGCGCACGGTGATCACCAACGTCCCCCGGATCACCGACATCGCGATCATGGGTGAGGTGCTGCGCCGTCTCGGCTGCGAGGTGCGCTTCGAGGCGGACGACCCGGTCGACCCGATGGTGGCGGGCGGCGGAACGGCCCGGTCCCGCTCGGTCGTCATCGACGTGCCGGAGCGGCCGGGCACCGAGGCCGACTACGACCTGGTCCGGCGGCTGCGCGCGTCGATCTGCGTGCTCGGCCCGCTGCTGGCCCGCCGGGGCTACGTCCGGGTGGCCCACCCGGGCGGTGACGCGATCGGTTCCCGGGGCCTGGACATGCACATCGCCGGGCTGGCCCGGATGGGCGCGGACATCTCCGGCGAGCACGGCTTCGTCATCGCCGCCGCCCCCGAGGGGCTGCACGGCGCGGAGATCGTGCTGGACTTCCCGAGCGTCGGGGCGACCGAGAACCTGGTGATGGCGGCGGTGCTGGCCCGGGGCGTGACGGTGATCGACAACGCCGCCCGCGAGCCGGAGATCGTCGACATCTGCACCATGCTCAACCAGATGGGCGCGCGGATCTCCGGCGCCGGCAGCTCGATGCTGCGCATCGTCGGGGTGTCCGGGCTGCGTCCGGTGCGGCACGCCACGGTGGGGGACCGGATCGTCGCCGGGACGTGGGCGTTCGGCGCGGCGATGACCCGGGGGGACGTCACGGTCACCGGCATCGACCCGGCGTTCCTGGAGGTGGCGCTGGACAAGCTGGTCTCGGCCGGCGCGCTGGTGGAGACCCGCGGCGACGCCTTCCGGGTACGCGCCGACGACCGGCCGGCGGCCGTGGACGTGGTGACCCTGCCCTACCCGGGCTTCGCCACCGACCTGCTGCCGATGGCGATCGGGCTGGCCGCGGTGAGCGACGGGGCGTCGCTGATCACCGAGAACATCTTCGACGGCCGGTTCATGTTCGCCAACGAGATGATGCGCCTCGGCGCGGACATCAAGACCGACGGGCACCACGCGGTGGTCCGGGGCCGCGACCGGCTCTCCGGCGCGCCGGTGCGGGCCACCGACATCCGGGCCGGCGCGGGACTGATCATCGCCGGGCTCTGCGCGGACGGGGTCACCGAGGTCTCCCACGTCCACCACGTCGACCGGGGGTACCCGGACTTCGCGGCCGACCTGCGGGCGCTCGGCGTGGAGGTCGAGCGGGGCACCGCCCCACAGGCCCCGGACCTGACCATCTGA
- a CDS encoding cob(I)yrinic acid a,c-diamide adenosyltransferase, translating to MAVHLTRIYTKAGDAGMTRLSNNEQVPKTDPRIAAYADVDECNAAIGVALALGQLDDELRAVLSSIQNDMFDVGADLATPVEPDPKYPPLRVTEEYVERLEGWCDEYNARLGKLDSFILPGGTAGAALLHVARTIARRAERAAWALVAHDPDRTSSLPAKYLNRLSDLLFILSRSANPGGDVLWVPGGKR from the coding sequence ATGGCCGTCCACCTCACGCGCATCTACACCAAGGCCGGCGACGCCGGCATGACCAGGCTGAGCAACAACGAGCAGGTGCCGAAGACCGATCCGCGCATCGCCGCGTACGCGGATGTCGACGAGTGCAACGCCGCGATCGGCGTGGCGCTCGCGCTGGGGCAGCTCGACGACGAGCTGCGGGCGGTGCTGAGCTCAATCCAGAACGACATGTTCGACGTGGGCGCCGACCTGGCCACCCCCGTCGAGCCGGACCCGAAGTACCCGCCGCTGCGGGTCACCGAGGAGTACGTCGAGCGTCTCGAGGGCTGGTGCGACGAGTACAACGCGCGCCTTGGCAAGCTCGACTCCTTCATCCTCCCCGGCGGCACCGCTGGCGCGGCGCTGCTGCACGTGGCACGGACGATCGCCCGGCGCGCCGAGCGGGCGGCCTGGGCACTGGTCGCTCACGATCCGGATCGCACCAGCTCCCTTCCGGCAAAGTATCTCAACCGCCTCTCCGACCTGCTGTTCATCCTGTCAAGGTCGGCAAATCCGGGCGGAGATGTGCTATGGGTGCCGGGCGGCAAGCGCTGA
- a CDS encoding VOC family protein yields MGAGRQALTVGALHHVEVWVPDLDAATTSWGWLLGELGWTPYQDWPAGRSWRLGPTYLVLEESPALSGRVHDRLAPGLNHLALHAGPPAEVDRLVAAAPAYGWTLLFPDRHPHAGGPGTYAAYLTDNQGYEVELVAGGD; encoded by the coding sequence ATGGGTGCCGGGCGGCAAGCGCTGACCGTCGGGGCGCTGCACCACGTCGAGGTCTGGGTACCCGATCTCGACGCCGCCACCACGAGCTGGGGCTGGCTCCTCGGCGAGCTGGGCTGGACGCCGTACCAGGACTGGCCGGCCGGCCGGTCCTGGCGGCTCGGCCCGACGTACCTGGTGCTGGAGGAGTCCCCGGCGCTCTCCGGGCGGGTCCACGACCGGCTCGCGCCCGGCCTCAACCACCTGGCTCTGCACGCCGGTCCGCCCGCCGAGGTGGACCGGCTGGTGGCGGCCGCGCCGGCGTACGGCTGGACGCTGCTCTTCCCCGACCGCCACCCGCACGCCGGCGGCCCGGGCACCTACGCCGCGTACCTGACCGACAACCAGGGCTACGAGGTCGAACTGGTCGCCGGGGGCGACTGA